A window of the Parabacteroides merdae ATCC 43184 genome harbors these coding sequences:
- a CDS encoding type II toxin-antitoxin system RelE/ParE family toxin, translating to MRIIIKWLPQAITLLDNIYRFYSEKSQTAAIRLYNRLLDSAEPLRIFPQAGPIEPLLKGYDCEFRSLVVEKHYKLIYTVTDELIEIHAVWDCRQEGWHLQEMFK from the coding sequence ATGCGAATAATAATAAAGTGGTTACCTCAAGCCATTACCTTACTTGACAACATCTACAGATTCTACAGTGAAAAAAGCCAGACCGCAGCTATCCGTTTATACAACAGACTATTGGATTCTGCCGAACCTTTACGCATTTTTCCGCAAGCGGGCCCTATCGAACCGTTACTGAAAGGATATGATTGTGAATTTCGTTCCCTTGTCGTCGAAAAACATTACAAGCTGATTTACACGGTTACCGACGAACTAATCGAAATCCATGCCGTTTGGGATTGCCGCCAGGAAGGATGGCACCTGCAAGAAATGTTCAAATAA
- a CDS encoding DUF5715 family protein, producing the protein MMKKIICSIGLIVAACSVAVICSSCGKKEERGELKRIWYNGSYNRDFKDLNDVHLAEAKRIGIKPASNREEAEKVKKEMEEIETNEYYEVEKLTHSIPYLIPSAAQLLEDIGHNFQDSLRNLNASVYKIKVTSVTRTVDDVKNLKKRNTNSSQNSAHRYGTTFDVSWARYTKVDESDTLNIDKDRLKMVLAMVLRDLKREERCYVKHERKQGCFHITVREKK; encoded by the coding sequence ATGATGAAAAAGATAATATGTAGTATCGGGTTGATAGTGGCTGCTTGCTCGGTGGCAGTGATATGTTCGTCTTGTGGAAAAAAGGAAGAACGCGGAGAGTTGAAACGTATCTGGTATAACGGAAGCTATAACCGCGATTTCAAAGACCTGAACGATGTACATCTGGCCGAAGCGAAACGTATCGGCATCAAACCGGCATCGAACCGTGAAGAAGCGGAGAAAGTAAAAAAGGAGATGGAAGAGATCGAAACCAATGAGTATTATGAAGTGGAAAAGCTGACGCATTCCATCCCATATCTGATCCCTTCGGCAGCACAGTTGCTGGAAGATATCGGGCATAATTTCCAGGATTCCTTACGCAATCTGAATGCTTCGGTCTATAAAATCAAAGTGACCAGTGTCACCCGTACGGTCGATGATGTCAAGAACCTGAAAAAGAGAAATACCAATTCCTCCCAAAACTCGGCCCACCGCTACGGAACGACTTTTGATGTCTCCTGGGCCCGTTATACCAAAGTAGACGAGAGCGATACTCTGAATATCGACAAAGACCGGTTGAAAATGGTATTGGCAATGGTTTTGCGTGATTTGAAACGGGAAGAGCGTTGCTATGTCAAACACGAACGCAAGCAAGGTTGTTTTCATATAACCGTCCGGGAAAAGAAATAG
- the ubiE gene encoding bifunctional demethylmenaquinone methyltransferase/2-methoxy-6-polyprenyl-1,4-benzoquinol methylase UbiE — translation MAKYGSEQILPYNNEEHKTTQVRRMFDSIAGTYDQLNHTLSLGIDKIWRRKGIAFLRPFSPASILDIATGTGDLAISMHRRLKADRIIGADISEGMMEVGRQKVAEAGLSDHITFEYQDCTALTYPDNSFDAVTAAFGVRNFENIEQGITEMYRVLKPGGHLMILELSSPVHFPMKQLYNIYSKVVIPTVGRLLSKEHTAYSYLPASIKVVPQGKVMTDLLSRVGFSEARSHTFTFGICSLYTGSKGGSQTTPTV, via the coding sequence ATGGCGAAGTACGGTTCAGAACAGATTCTACCCTACAACAACGAGGAGCACAAAACGACACAAGTCAGGCGCATGTTTGACTCCATCGCCGGTACATACGATCAGCTGAACCATACGCTCTCGCTGGGTATCGACAAAATATGGCGCAGGAAAGGAATCGCTTTCCTGCGTCCTTTTTCTCCCGCCTCAATTCTCGATATCGCCACAGGCACGGGGGATCTGGCCATCTCCATGCACCGCCGCCTGAAAGCCGACCGCATCATCGGGGCCGACATCTCGGAGGGCATGATGGAAGTCGGACGGCAGAAAGTCGCTGAAGCGGGATTGTCGGACCACATCACGTTCGAATACCAGGACTGCACGGCACTGACCTATCCGGACAACTCGTTCGACGCCGTCACCGCCGCATTCGGAGTACGGAATTTCGAAAACATAGAACAAGGTATCACCGAGATGTACCGGGTTCTGAAGCCGGGGGGCCATCTGATGATCCTGGAACTGTCCTCACCGGTACATTTCCCGATGAAGCAACTCTACAACATCTATTCGAAAGTCGTGATCCCTACCGTCGGGCGCCTGCTATCAAAAGAGCATACAGCCTACAGTTACCTGCCGGCCTCCATCAAAGTCGTTCCACAAGGGAAGGTCATGACCGACCTGCTCAGCCGGGTAGGTTTCAGCGAAGCCCGTTCGCACACTTTCACCTTCGGCATTTGTTCGCTATACACGGGCAGCAAGGGCGGTTCGCAAACCACCCCAACAGTATAA
- a CDS encoding AAA domain-containing protein, which yields MDKKLLKYWKNCLLDAERRSRSLKKEARVTLRIGDKVPEFILRKDIPLLFPKGKQKTDDEKRKIQIAPCVFLPEYENGWASGQNTPEYPFLISATLLPDGTFQVCDNKSERIPVFVRKFLSPNARNDRTIASLSNVDRLLSEFDTEETDWKIYWSACEKLFQDATGLTFREMNYADKPEIIVVKAPGRGMAQKIINLYDKLLESKSSHPLLELLIRKKLETLLPVPDRQQVYCNKDHWAQMSGEFPLSVSQRETLAMYTDPDSSDIFAVNGPPGTGKTTFLQTVIANRIVHAVLEHPDDQDIIVASSANNQAITNILKDFKIEQPSGDKPANLLTLRWLPGLDTLGLYLSGKDEQKDQYKMMFNTKGEGFPNDYDDPARLEEYRGFYLEHFNRFFQTSCRDEVACQRFLRRQMRKMRDEIGTCLNVASLKQYGKEMADKGFLSKLLRKFQKHPSYEDVICGWEQTEDFKACYDKLVANPEYNALPYTEDMAVRLDISYRYLLFWYAIHDREAEFIRRLAGCDKEGETRGREDYTERLKRLACVMPVFISTFHSLPKYMVCADNGEWDAPLYDAIDLLIVDESGQVSPELAIPSFSLAKQAILVGDVEQIEPIWSISDEYSSINLKRFGLVSSESDDRYAFLHENGFLSSSGSIMKMARKSCSFEVAGERGAFLTEHRRCLDPIIAYCNDYVYHGRLLPKKGNKVKYKDLPPKGYVHVNGVSEKGATGSVLNRAEAAAIVSWLETEKDKLESAYKEPIRKIVAVVTPFKAQEEIIRSLAEQSPEAEAFAGMTIGTVHSLQGAQCPVVIFSSVNSPGDASFFMEQGGKYNMLNVAVSRAQYHFLVFGNMNIFHPERNTPVGNLAKWLFDDPANEVSGNFIYRQKEPLCRYQPAERLSTLKEHTGLLRQAFKDATKRLLIVSPFISIQAIEHDNLIPLMREAVERGVEVVVYSDFRLDCDKQTGVLRKEAVAGRKALTENGVKLILLKGIHNKSLAIDDSVLVEGSFNWLSARRNGSYSRHECSVKLISPEAAKHISNLRKELGAIEPESVLFEPIPVSVTKQEQVGNKICPSFFDADPVNNCTDEDLAGFKKRIRQLGIKKTDVSESIMRVRKQYPRHYETWSDEECRILQDFMQKTNDLNLFCSCFQRTPGSIRIKVEGMNQN from the coding sequence ATGGACAAAAAACTACTGAAATACTGGAAAAACTGCCTGCTGGATGCCGAACGAAGGAGCAGGTCGCTAAAGAAAGAAGCGCGGGTTACATTGCGGATAGGTGACAAGGTTCCGGAATTTATACTTCGCAAAGACATTCCCTTGCTTTTCCCGAAAGGGAAGCAAAAGACGGATGACGAGAAACGTAAAATACAGATTGCTCCTTGTGTCTTTCTTCCTGAGTACGAAAACGGGTGGGCTTCCGGACAGAATACTCCGGAGTACCCCTTCCTGATTTCCGCGACATTGTTGCCGGACGGCACTTTTCAGGTCTGCGACAACAAGTCTGAACGTATTCCGGTTTTTGTCCGTAAGTTTTTGTCTCCGAATGCGCGCAATGACAGAACGATTGCATCCCTTTCGAATGTGGACCGGCTCTTGAGCGAGTTCGATACCGAAGAGACGGACTGGAAGATATATTGGAGTGCCTGCGAAAAACTGTTCCAAGATGCGACCGGCTTGACTTTCCGGGAAATGAATTATGCCGACAAGCCTGAAATCATTGTCGTGAAAGCTCCCGGACGAGGAATGGCACAAAAGATCATCAACTTGTATGACAAGCTATTGGAAAGTAAATCTTCCCATCCGTTACTGGAACTTCTGATCCGTAAAAAGCTGGAAACATTGCTGCCTGTGCCGGATAGACAGCAAGTTTATTGCAATAAAGACCATTGGGCACAGATGAGCGGCGAGTTTCCGCTGTCCGTCTCCCAGCGTGAGACGCTTGCCATGTATACGGACCCGGACAGTTCCGATATCTTTGCCGTTAACGGACCTCCGGGAACAGGCAAGACGACCTTTTTACAGACGGTGATTGCCAACCGGATCGTCCATGCCGTACTGGAGCATCCTGATGATCAGGATATCATCGTAGCCAGTTCCGCCAATAACCAGGCGATTACCAATATCCTGAAAGATTTCAAGATCGAACAGCCTTCTGGCGATAAGCCTGCAAACCTGTTGACTCTCCGCTGGCTGCCCGGTTTGGATACGTTGGGATTGTATCTGTCAGGCAAAGACGAACAAAAGGATCAGTACAAAATGATGTTCAATACGAAAGGTGAAGGCTTTCCGAATGATTATGACGATCCTGCCCGGTTGGAAGAATATCGCGGGTTCTATCTGGAACATTTCAATCGTTTCTTTCAGACATCTTGCCGGGATGAAGTTGCATGCCAGCGTTTCCTTCGCAGGCAAATGAGGAAGATGCGGGATGAGATTGGAACCTGCTTGAATGTTGCCAGTCTCAAACAATATGGAAAAGAGATGGCGGATAAAGGTTTTCTGAGTAAACTGCTCCGTAAATTTCAAAAACATCCAAGCTATGAAGATGTGATATGCGGCTGGGAGCAGACGGAAGATTTTAAGGCATGCTATGACAAGTTGGTTGCCAATCCGGAATACAATGCCCTTCCTTATACGGAAGATATGGCGGTGCGGCTGGATATCAGTTACCGCTATCTTTTGTTCTGGTATGCCATCCATGACCGGGAAGCCGAGTTCATCCGCCGCTTGGCCGGATGCGATAAAGAGGGGGAGACACGTGGCCGAGAGGATTACACCGAACGGTTGAAGCGTTTGGCCTGTGTGATGCCTGTTTTTATTTCGACTTTCCATTCTTTGCCGAAATACATGGTTTGTGCGGACAATGGGGAGTGGGATGCGCCGCTCTATGATGCGATCGATTTGCTGATTGTGGATGAATCGGGGCAGGTATCTCCCGAACTGGCAATTCCGTCTTTCAGCCTTGCCAAGCAAGCTATTTTAGTGGGAGACGTGGAACAGATCGAACCGATATGGTCCATCTCGGACGAATATTCCAGTATTAATCTGAAACGTTTTGGCTTAGTATCCTCCGAGTCCGATGATCGGTATGCGTTTCTGCATGAAAACGGTTTCTTGTCTTCGTCCGGAAGCATCATGAAGATGGCGCGGAAGAGTTGCAGTTTCGAAGTCGCCGGTGAAAGAGGCGCTTTCTTGACCGAACACAGGCGTTGTCTCGATCCTATCATTGCTTATTGTAACGACTATGTGTATCACGGCCGTTTGCTGCCGAAGAAAGGAAACAAGGTGAAGTATAAAGACTTGCCGCCTAAAGGGTATGTCCATGTAAACGGAGTCAGTGAAAAAGGGGCGACGGGCAGTGTCTTGAACAGAGCGGAAGCGGCAGCAATCGTCTCTTGGCTGGAAACGGAAAAAGATAAGTTGGAAAGCGCTTACAAGGAGCCGATCCGTAAAATAGTGGCTGTAGTCACCCCATTTAAGGCGCAGGAAGAAATCATCCGTAGTCTTGCGGAACAGTCGCCGGAGGCAGAAGCGTTTGCCGGTATGACGATCGGTACTGTTCATTCTTTGCAGGGAGCGCAGTGTCCGGTCGTGATCTTTTCATCGGTCAATTCTCCCGGTGATGCTTCTTTTTTTATGGAGCAAGGTGGAAAGTACAATATGCTCAACGTGGCTGTTTCGCGTGCGCAGTATCATTTTCTGGTGTTCGGGAATATGAATATATTCCATCCCGAACGAAATACGCCCGTCGGTAACCTGGCAAAATGGTTGTTTGACGATCCTGCGAACGAAGTGTCCGGCAATTTCATCTATCGGCAAAAGGAACCGCTTTGCCGCTACCAGCCGGCCGAACGTTTATCGACATTGAAGGAACACACCGGTTTGTTGCGGCAAGCCTTTAAAGATGCGACAAAAAGGTTGCTGATCGTATCTCCTTTTATATCGATCCAGGCGATTGAACATGATAATCTTATTCCTCTGATGCGGGAAGCGGTAGAGCGGGGTGTGGAAGTCGTGGTGTATTCGGATTTCCGCTTAGATTGTGACAAACAAACCGGTGTGTTGCGGAAGGAGGCCGTTGCCGGACGGAAGGCTTTAACCGAAAACGGTGTTAAGTTGATTCTGTTGAAAGGCATTCATAATAAATCGCTTGCGATTGATGATTCAGTATTGGTGGAAGGTTCCTTTAACTGGCTTTCTGCACGTAGAAATGGGAGTTATTCCCGTCATGAATGTTCCGTGAAACTGATTTCTCCAGAAGCAGCGAAGCATATTTCAAACTTAAGGAAGGAGTTAGGTGCAATAGAACCGGAATCCGTTCTTTTCGAACCTATTCCTGTCTCTGTAACGAAACAGGAACAGGTCGGGAATAAGATTTGTCCGAGTTTCTTTGATGCCGATCCGGTAAACAACTGTACGGATGAAGATCTGGCCGGTTTCAAAAAGCGTATCCGGCAATTGGGAATCAAGAAAACGGACGTATCCGAGTCGATAATGAGAGTTCGTAAACAATATCCCCGTCATTATGAAACATGGTCGGATGAGGAATGCCGGATATTACAGGATTTCATGCAAAAGACGAATGATCTGAATCTGTTTTGTTCCTGCTTCCAACGGACTCCAGGCTCGATCCGTATAAAAGTAGAAGGCATGAATCAGAATTAG
- a CDS encoding shikimate dehydrogenase family protein — MQKYGLIGYPLGHSFSKNYFNQKFESENIDATYLNFEIPNIKDLKTVLKENPELNGLNVTIPYKEQVIPYLDDLDEDARLIGAVNVIKFTKGLFGKKLKGYNSDIIGFKRSIEPLLNETHRKALILGTGGASKAVFQGLKQLGVGATLVSRKPKEHCITYEEITPKTMQQYTVIVNTTPLGMYPNINACPDIPYDLLTPDHLLYDLLYNPDETLFMKKGKEKGAVVKNGLEMLLLQAFAAWEIWQK, encoded by the coding sequence ATGCAAAAATATGGTTTAATAGGATATCCCCTCGGACACTCTTTTTCAAAGAACTACTTCAACCAGAAGTTCGAATCCGAGAACATTGATGCAACTTATCTGAACTTCGAGATCCCGAACATCAAAGATCTGAAGACTGTATTAAAAGAGAACCCGGAATTGAACGGTCTGAATGTCACCATCCCCTACAAGGAACAAGTCATTCCCTACTTGGATGACCTGGACGAAGACGCTCGCTTGATCGGAGCCGTCAACGTCATCAAATTTACGAAAGGCCTCTTCGGCAAAAAACTGAAAGGCTACAACTCCGACATCATCGGCTTCAAGCGCTCCATCGAACCGCTCCTGAACGAAACACATCGCAAAGCCTTGATCCTGGGAACGGGTGGTGCGTCAAAAGCAGTCTTCCAAGGATTAAAACAATTGGGTGTCGGCGCCACGCTGGTTTCCCGTAAACCGAAAGAGCACTGCATCACCTATGAAGAAATCACTCCGAAGACAATGCAGCAGTACACCGTCATCGTCAATACGACCCCGTTAGGCATGTACCCGAATATCAACGCATGTCCCGACATTCCTTACGACCTGCTCACCCCGGACCATCTGTTGTACGACCTTCTGTACAACCCGGATGAAACTCTCTTCATGAAGAAAGGGAAAGAAAAAGGAGCCGTCGTCAAGAACGGCCTTGAAATGCTCCTGCTACAAGCATTCGCGGCTTGGGAAATCTGGCAGAAATAA
- the gldD gene encoding gliding motility lipoprotein GldD, producing MRMSTGIVCGGLLALCVSCTEYTPKPRGYFRIEPPAPSYQALPVRDLPYTFRLSRWAEVELPPVGNPAGWINLSYPQLNVKLYCSYFPITPATLGRAEEECRALVVRQSKYPERIKMQAYSNPEASVYGSLFMLDGESASPLQFMLTDSVSHFFRGALYYDCIPNADSLAPVTRYLKQDIVELIQSFEWKK from the coding sequence ATGCGTATGTCAACCGGTATAGTGTGTGGGGGGCTGTTGGCCTTGTGTGTTTCCTGTACGGAATATACACCGAAGCCGCGCGGCTATTTCCGTATCGAACCGCCTGCCCCTTCCTACCAGGCACTTCCGGTAAGGGATTTACCTTATACTTTCCGGCTTTCCAGATGGGCAGAGGTGGAGTTGCCTCCGGTCGGGAATCCGGCAGGGTGGATCAATCTCTCTTATCCGCAGTTGAACGTGAAGCTCTATTGCAGCTATTTCCCTATCACTCCGGCTACGCTGGGCAGGGCGGAGGAGGAGTGTCGCGCGTTGGTTGTCCGGCAATCGAAATATCCGGAACGGATCAAGATGCAGGCGTACAGCAATCCGGAGGCTTCGGTTTATGGTTCGCTTTTCATGCTGGATGGCGAATCCGCTTCGCCATTGCAATTTATGTTGACCGACAGTGTCTCGCATTTTTTCCGGGGAGCTTTGTATTATGATTGTATCCCGAATGCAGATTCGCTGGCTCCCGTCACCCGATATCTGAAACAGGATATCGTAGAACTGATCCAATCTTTTGAGTGGAAGAAATAA
- a CDS encoding PhoH family protein, with translation MIERIYILESVDPVIFYGVNNVNMQLIKTLFPKLRIVARGNVMKVIGDEDESELFLKKIREVEKYCEEFNSLSEDVILDIIKGKAPVITKQENLIIHGMNGKPIVARTENQQRLVKAFEENDLVFATGPAGTGKTFVAIALAVKALKNKEIRKIILSRPAVEAGEKLGFLPGEMKDKLDPYLQPLYDALQDMVPGAKLKEYMENNVIQIAPLAFMRGRTLNDAVIILDEAQNTTTHQIKMFLTRLGMNAKMIITGDVTQIDLPPTATSGLVQAMQILKGVKGIGKVEFEKKDIVRHKLVQRIVEAYDKFDSKHGKGGSRTVSKEQQEEIKNNINNSQDAR, from the coding sequence ATGATTGAACGAATTTATATTCTTGAGAGCGTAGACCCGGTTATATTCTACGGAGTAAACAATGTCAACATGCAGTTGATCAAGACATTGTTCCCCAAGCTACGCATTGTGGCAAGGGGAAATGTGATGAAAGTGATAGGAGACGAAGACGAATCGGAGCTCTTTCTCAAGAAAATTCGCGAGGTAGAAAAATATTGTGAGGAATTCAACTCGCTGAGCGAAGATGTCATACTGGACATCATCAAAGGCAAAGCCCCGGTGATCACCAAACAAGAGAACCTGATCATTCACGGGATGAACGGCAAACCGATCGTCGCCCGCACGGAAAACCAGCAACGCCTAGTCAAAGCATTCGAAGAAAACGACCTCGTCTTTGCCACGGGCCCTGCCGGAACAGGTAAGACATTCGTCGCCATAGCCCTCGCCGTTAAAGCACTTAAAAACAAAGAAATCCGCAAGATCATCCTAAGCCGTCCGGCAGTAGAGGCCGGTGAGAAATTAGGATTCCTCCCCGGCGAGATGAAGGACAAACTCGACCCGTACCTCCAACCTCTGTATGACGCCCTGCAAGACATGGTTCCCGGGGCCAAGCTGAAGGAATACATGGAGAACAACGTGATCCAGATCGCCCCCCTAGCCTTCATGCGCGGGCGGACGTTGAACGATGCGGTCATCATCCTCGACGAAGCGCAGAACACGACGACCCACCAGATCAAGATGTTCCTCACCCGCCTCGGAATGAATGCAAAAATGATCATTACCGGAGACGTGACACAGATCGACCTGCCGCCGACAGCGACCTCCGGTCTCGTACAGGCCATGCAAATCCTGAAAGGCGTAAAGGGAATCGGCAAAGTCGAATTCGAGAAAAAGGACATTGTCCGCCATAAACTCGTCCAACGTATCGTCGAAGCCTACGACAAATTCGACAGCAAGCATGGCAAAGGCGGTTCGAGAACCGTCTCCAAGGAACAGCAAGAAGAGATAAAGAACAATATTAATAACAGTCAGGACGCCCGATAA
- a CDS encoding phosphoribosylaminoimidazolesuccinocarboxamide synthase, whose translation MKKALTKTDFNFPGQKSVYHGKVRDVYNINDDVLVMVATDRISAFDVVLPEGIPYKGQMLNQIAAKFLDATTDICPNWKLATPDPMVTVGVMCQGFPVEMIVRGYLCGSAWRAYKSGVREICGVKLPEGMRENERFPEPIVTPTTKAEIGEHDADISKEEILAKGLATPEEYELLEKYTLALFKRGTEIAAERGLILVDTKYEFGKHGGKIYLMDEIHTPDSSRYFYSEGYEERFAKGEPQKQLSKEFVREWLMENDFQGKAGQKVPEMTPAIVDGISERYIELYEHITGEKFEKGDTDNLLSRIEKNVTEYLNK comes from the coding sequence ATGAAGAAGGCATTAACAAAAACAGACTTCAATTTCCCAGGACAGAAGAGTGTCTATCATGGTAAAGTACGCGATGTGTACAACATCAACGACGATGTATTGGTGATGGTTGCAACAGACCGTATCTCGGCATTCGACGTAGTCCTGCCGGAAGGTATCCCTTACAAAGGACAGATGCTGAACCAGATCGCAGCCAAATTCCTGGATGCAACTACCGACATCTGCCCGAACTGGAAACTGGCTACTCCCGATCCGATGGTGACCGTAGGCGTGATGTGCCAGGGATTTCCTGTTGAAATGATCGTACGCGGCTACCTCTGCGGAAGTGCATGGCGTGCTTATAAGAGCGGCGTGCGTGAAATCTGCGGTGTAAAACTGCCGGAAGGCATGCGTGAAAACGAACGTTTCCCCGAACCGATCGTTACCCCGACGACAAAAGCCGAGATCGGCGAACACGATGCCGACATCTCCAAGGAAGAAATCCTGGCTAAAGGTCTGGCCACTCCCGAAGAATACGAACTGTTGGAAAAATACACGCTCGCCCTCTTCAAACGCGGTACGGAAATTGCTGCCGAACGCGGCTTGATCCTTGTCGACACAAAGTACGAATTCGGCAAGCATGGCGGCAAGATCTACCTGATGGACGAAATCCATACACCGGACTCTTCCCGCTATTTCTACAGCGAAGGCTACGAAGAACGTTTTGCCAAAGGCGAACCGCAGAAGCAACTCTCCAAAGAGTTTGTCCGCGAATGGCTGATGGAAAACGATTTCCAAGGCAAGGCTGGCCAGAAAGTTCCCGAAATGACTCCGGCTATCGTAGACGGTATCAGCGAACGTTATATCGAACTGTATGAACACATCACAGGCGAGAAGTTCGAAAAAGGCGATACGGACAATCTCCTTTCCCGTATCGAAAAGAACGTAACCGAATATCTCAACAAATAA
- a CDS encoding thioredoxin family protein produces MTPIELTKTEFIQRVGNFEESPKDWKYVGDKPCIVDFHAPWCGYCKRLEPILDEFAKEYDGKLYIYKVNVDNEEELEAAFKIRTIPTLLLCRMDGNKEMMLGTMGKPELRKVIEGIL; encoded by the coding sequence ATGACACCGATTGAATTAACAAAAACGGAATTTATACAGCGAGTAGGAAACTTCGAAGAAAGCCCCAAAGATTGGAAATACGTAGGCGACAAACCTTGTATCGTAGACTTTCATGCTCCCTGGTGCGGCTATTGCAAACGTCTGGAGCCGATACTCGATGAGTTTGCAAAAGAATACGACGGAAAACTCTACATCTATAAAGTCAATGTAGACAACGAAGAAGAACTGGAAGCTGCTTTCAAGATCCGGACGATCCCGACTTTGCTCCTCTGCCGCATGGACGGGAATAAAGAAATGATGCTCGGCACGATGGGTAAACCGGAACTTCGCAAAGTGATCGAAGGCATCTTATAA
- a CDS encoding 4'-phosphopantetheinyl transferase family protein, which translates to MPLLMKHTGPLWGIWKIEESSEVLLSLLRNREEYLPQLELIRTEQRRREWLACRVLLQELTGGPVCVAYRPNGAPYLSGSSLHISISHTKGYAAVLLQNRPAAGIDIEYHSGRVSRIRSRFMNPEEEAGIDKEHETEHLLLHWCAKETLFKMIGQEEVDFLHHLHVRPFPYAEEGSFTVYETRTEEGAVYRLDYLVTPDFVLTRS; encoded by the coding sequence ATGCCTCTCCTGATGAAACATACCGGTCCGTTGTGGGGAATCTGGAAGATCGAGGAGTCTTCCGAAGTGCTTCTGTCCCTTTTGCGGAACAGGGAAGAATATCTTCCGCAGCTGGAGCTGATCCGTACGGAGCAGCGTCGCCGGGAATGGCTTGCCTGCCGTGTGCTTTTGCAGGAGCTTACGGGCGGCCCGGTCTGCGTAGCCTATCGTCCGAACGGTGCGCCTTACCTGTCCGGCTCGTCTTTGCATATCAGCATTTCCCATACGAAAGGTTATGCCGCCGTTCTGTTGCAGAACCGTCCTGCCGCCGGTATCGACATCGAATACCATTCCGGGAGGGTGTCGAGGATACGCAGTCGCTTTATGAATCCGGAAGAAGAGGCGGGTATCGACAAAGAGCACGAGACGGAGCACTTGTTGCTTCATTGGTGTGCAAAAGAGACGCTTTTCAAGATGATCGGGCAGGAAGAAGTCGACTTCCTTCACCATCTGCATGTCCGTCCGTTTCCCTATGCGGAAGAAGGGAGTTTCACCGTCTATGAAACCCGTACGGAAGAAGGGGCGGTTTATCGGTTGGACTACCTTGTCACCCCCGATTTCGTATTAACCCGGAGTTGA